The sequence GTGGGGGTTATACCATTTGGTAACAGCGAGTCAACTCTTCCTTCATGCCTAAACCCTGTTCCCATCCCAAATGTTGCCCCAGTTCTTTCCCCCCATCCCATATGCCTCCCTCTTCAGGCTGCTTGGCCAAGCCACAATACTGATATCACCTAATGGAATGTAATATTTTAGCGCCCTTGTGAAAGGTACAGTACTCCACTTCTGACCCGGAGGTCAAATAATGACTGCCTGGAGAGAACAAATGCAAAATTTTTAATATGTAGAATTCATTCCATCGTTCTTCACCAGATCTAACCTCTTTGGTCATTCCAGATCGGATTTCTGTCAGGCATCTGAGACCGAGTCTCCACAGATCAAATAGATCGCTAAaactccatttaaaaaaaaaaaaaaaaaatgctcttgTATATCCTGAAACGCAATGTaagtgaaatgttgaaatacCAGATGCACATTAGTTAGTTGAGCCGCTTTTTGGTGAAAGTGAAAAACAGTTCTAAAATTGCAgtgaaagtgcaaaaaaaagagaaatctccatttgtcattttttttggggggcgaACCTTTAGTGTAGTTAAAATTAGTTGGTGTGTAACGGTTTTATGTAAATACCAGTAGGAGAGTCGAGAGGAAATGCATCTCGACtatgcaaaacaacaacaaaaaaaagaagctagaGGTGTCTTGTCCTTTGCACAGTATTCAAATTACCACGGCAAATTTGTTGCACGACgaagcatctgtttgacaagatgtttgtgtttaatcGCTTGTAAATTAAATCAAGCGAAAGCTAATAATTAGATTTCATGCAATATCCAAAGTGGTATACTGTACCTTGTGGGCAACTTGTAGATGAACGTAGTCGACTGCCTAAGGGCACCGGGATTAGCCCTAATTTAAGGCAAATTAACTTCAGTAAACTTAAAGGAAAGAAATTTAAAGTTAATCCAAATAGAAAGTCAAATGGGAAGGTGTGGTTGGtgtaacattaaaaacatttttttttttttggttcttgTTTCTACGCAGTCGGATACCCAGAATTTATACACGATGTTTTGTTCTGTAGATTTCATATTTGCTTTCTCACACAGTAAATTTGGTATTTATTCACCGTAGACATGTTAAAAGGTTAAAGAGactttgttgaaaaaaaaaaaatgtcagcatttCATTGTTTGTCCTTTCAGTTCTATGCACGAGCAGTTGGTGGAAGAACATCAGTAGAACCAATCGGCTGGTCGTGCCACAGATTTTGGTCGACTTGTGGTTTGGTTGTGACCTCAAAATTCTGGTTGCAATTTAAAAGCAAACATATCGTGTCGTTGTGTTCACTCTGTGTAACCGCATCTCGGATTCTCTGCGTACTTTTGCACCTTTTGCTATGTACTATTAAACACTTTTTATCTGGGATGCACTGCTAAGCACATCTGACGGCTCGCAGACGCGGGCCTGCTCTCTTCCTTCGAATTTCTCAtgtcatgatttttttttttttaaagaaagctgtgagattttttttaacaaaatttATTTGAGTCTTAGTTCGTTGATGAGCAGCGTCGGCCGTCCCGGTGGCCTGGAAGGGGCTGCGTCACTGTCGGGCTGTACGTAAGCTTGGAGTCTCCACACGCGTTCTCTTCCATGCTTCCGTACGGTATCCGACGTTTCCCCATGTCTATTTTAGATACCATCGTTTGTATATATTCCTCACTTTGATGTCTGGCAGCTTCAGTAGTTTTGCTGGGTATCCGACCTCCCCGTAAGTTTTAATAGCTTTGGCCTCGATAAATACAAAAGCCCGTCGCCGCCGGCGAGTGATTTCAGCGATACTCGAGAATGAGCCGGGATCTGGAAGCGTATCCTCGCTGACAGCCATGGCTTGGTTTTCTTTTATCCTCCCTCACGCCGCCGTTTCATCCGGCCCTGGAGCGGTAGAGGCCGCGACTAtcgaggcttttaaaaaaatatatatgatccaaatgagtgtgtgtgttttttctcccCATCTCTGCTCTGATAGTTTGTAAAGCAGCATAATGGTGGCTTCGTTCCAGCAATACGAAGTAGCGTAAACTACAGCTGACCATCCGATGCTACGCCAACCACAGCCAGCGAGTAGAAACGCCCCTTTTGTTGAGGGATTATGGACATTTATAGTTCAGGGATTCTCTTTACAatcttttgtaaaaaaaaaaaaaaaaaagcaaaacaaaaacatagaTGTATGTGCTGGAGTGATGTGATAGGCTTTGGTACGCATTCCATCTTTTAAGATTACTAAAGGAGATGAGTGTCAAAGATGGAATACtttgaggggtggggggggagaaaggaaCTTAGGTGCACTTAACTTTTTTATACTAAACttaaaatttaaaatgtaagtTTAGAATAAAGGTTATTTTGGAAATTTgaaatgcatgtttgtttttgttttctcatatACGGCGTTTCAGCACAGGGCGGGCCGTGAGAAGACCGATCGCTGAGGCCAGCCGGGAATTCGGTTAAAATGTTGGGAGGATTTGGTTCTGGACGCGCGGCAGCATATTTGTTCAACTGGATGCTTTTACTTTCTTGGCCTTCATACCAATTCTTTTGTCACGAGTCATTATCACCGACCTTAATTTAGTAAGTGTACTGtattagaaaaaaaagtaatctgtCGCTTTATCATAAAGGTTACTGCGTCAAATATGGATCTGTATTTTTGTCCGTACTACCATCAAGTTCCTGCTTTTCAATCCAACAGCTACAAATAAATCTCTCCTTAAGGAAGCTCATCAAATTCAGATTGTGCTGACGTGTCGGGCTTTCATTCACTCGTGTTGGTCGGCAAATGAGGCGCGGAACGCCAGCCAGCTCCTGAAACGCAGCATCAATGGAAGCTGGAAGCAGCAGGGGGGGTATCTGCAAAGCAGTACAAAGTACTACGATGGAAGTTTGAATCATCACCGAGCTGCAAAATCGAGATTTACCGTCTTCACTACACAAACGGCAAAGTCATCAGAACGGAAACACACAAAGTCGCATTTAAAAGAGGATGCATTTTGAATTCaggaaagacattttaaaagcgAATGAATACAGAACTGAAAGAACACGtctcgggggggaggggggggggtaaatacaGTAGGAACACAGGAACAAGGCTATAAAATATTGTTACAAGCGAACATGACGTTTACTGATCGTGTAGTTgcgacattaaaaaaaactcccaCCACCTGTTTCACGCCTCGCTTTGCTAACgtgaacacgtgtgtgtgtgtatgtggggggggggcacctgctCCGCATCCATCAATATTCACTCTTTATGCCGTCAGTTTTTTGTCATTACATAATCTTAAATGAGGCTTTTCTGCACAGATACAGaaccaaaacaaagaaaaaagccaCAGTTCTCAGTCTTCCATCTTTCCCTTCGTTCCCCGCGAGTCTTTCCCAGGTTTATATGAAGTATTCCTTCTTTTCTCCCGTGTCCTGCTTGCCGTATTCCTCGTCGGGGTCTTCTCCGGGACCCGGCTCCCCGGTCGTCCTGTAGGCGCCTTTGTTGTGGCAGAGATACCAGTAAAGCAGGAAGGCCAGAGCGCCGACCGTCAGCAGGACGAGCACGATGACCACTGCGGAATGAGGACGAGATGTGTTTGCGGCGCGACGCGCGGGGGATTTTAAAGTGGGAGAAAACATTCGGGAGTAACATGAACAGTTACCAGCGATGACCGTGGAGTCGCCGCTCGCCGGGGCTGCCGTTGTCGCCGCTGGAGGAAACGTAAAGGTTGGCGTGACAAAGCCGAACAGACACTAGTCTGGGTCAGAGAGGAAGTGCGGCGCGCCGCGGTCGCACGCTCGCAGAAAGGGGCGGGGACTCACCCTGAATCACGGTGGTGTCAGCTTGCGTAGGAAGCGATGCTGAAAGTCCTGAACGAAACACAAGCAGAGGTGCGTCAATGAAACGGCACGGAACACGAGGGCGTGGCTTCACACTCCGTTGGATGCAACGCCGCCATCGGGTCCAACCGATACCGCAGAAGAGCGCTCGGgagggcacagacctcccccaagcagctcactcccctccgagctggatctacgccgtccacatggcgatctggatcatcctcaaagggttctagattgttcttggtatctttacacaccaaccatgaaaagtcaaagtgaatcagagtcgatgtgtatttttaactgatttttgaatccatttttattgtttaaatgtaatattttttcctgatgattgttcatatcggacccctttatgaatgtgatttctggtgagtaaaatgaatgaacattttacacaatataagttataagtaaatgggaaaatcctgaaTCTTtcgtatccggatcgctctcaaaattcaACGGGATCcgagttagaccaagacccatcttcagattgtttttattCGTCGACATCCATTTTTttacgtaatcctgctaacagacaggcgAACACGagctcctcggcggaggtgacGGATGTGCATGAACTCACCCTCCGTCACAGTCGTGATTGTGTGCGAAGAGTTTGTGAGCAGAGACGCCATGTCGGAAACTGGAAGATAAAAAAGCATGTTAAAGAATGCCGCACGGCTCCGTCCTCGGCACACTGCGGGTTCGGAAAGACTCGTATAACGGCATAGCTGCGTATTCAGGGCTGTGAAGGTGAGAGCGGGTTATTATTACGCTTGCTGTGTGCACTATTACTGTTTAACAGAGGTGGAGCTGCGTTTAAGTACACCCTTAAACAGCGATTTATAAAATCCAGTGAGTTAAATCTTCAACGACTGACTGTCAGACActcagacatttctttttttgtattttaaacttTAACTTTTTTGATTCCACTTACCTTAAACTTCGGATTTAAACGGTCGTACTTGTATTTTGCGTTGACATTTTGTCTTCAATGAACAATTTGTTTATCAATGAAGCGCATGGACAAATGGATCCTGGTCATATCGCCCTTCTTGTTCACTGATATCGACTCATTTGCATAAAGTTAGCTCAATTAGTcgattaattaaattaaattaaagccaATACAAAAAAATCCAACAACAGCAGCcaacaagtaaataaaatattaacatcCAGAAAAACGAGGTGACGtcatttctcctttttttttcctgtcagcTGTTTGAAGCCCAAAAAAATATTGATCTAAAcggaaaacatttattaaccATCAAAATAGTTGAAAGCTGCAATGTTGCAACCATAAAACATAAATTGAAAATACTCCAGAAAGCGTTCTACGTATTATTAAAGGTGCATTACACACGAATTAAAAGTACGTAGATCAAACGAGCAacagctggaggcggggctcacCGTTCATTGGTCCAGCTGGTTAAACTCGCGAGCTAATGCTatctgtaaaaaagaaaaacacacaaaacaaacaacatatcTCACTGACATTTGCGTAATCACGCTTTTAGCCACTATCCTAAGGTCGGAAATGATTTCTTGGACCGGTCGACACTTTGTCGCCATCGTTACTAAATAAAGCGAAACTTTAAACTCCTAGCCGTAGCTAAAACGCTAGCTAGATTCTCAGGTATGATTGTTACGGGACATTGTTCATCACAACTGTAATAAAGGCTTACCTGGGCTCGACGGAGCGCCTTTAAACCTGACGGAGTTGATAGATTTTTTTAGCTCAAGGTACAGGTGAGGAAAACGAACGCGCCCTGCTAACTTAAAGTTTGAATTGGAGCTGATAGAAGATAAGAACGGAACTACATTAACGTGCGACTTCTCGCTCGTTAGACGATCTGCTCTCCATTTCCGcccctccctttcctctctgGTTTTCCTTTCAAAGATTGTTTAATAGACAGGACGCACCACTCTCGGCTTGAAacgtttgttgttttgctgccgtCCAATGGCGCGCTcccatttttaaatgtcaattttaCAGAAAGGATATAGATTTGTTCATGTAAgcttttatgtttatgtattgAAGTCAGGATAGTGAAGtgtaaaaagaaacattcaatTCAAGTAAAAAGATTAAATTATATATACTTTTATTAAAGTTATGAAAAATTACCACCCCTGATAGGAACTGTGAGTAGATTCACTCTAAATTGGACAGAACAcataaaaagattaaaaaaacgcACAACACATGCgccacacatttaaaatgttcataATTCATAGGGGTTGTAAAAAGTAATTTTATTCTTCTGTGATCTGTGTTGATCTGACCATCTGAATCCCCTATTATTGGGTAAGCTAAAAAGGTTCGAGAAGGTCTAAACAAATACAATCCATTTAATAAATTAAACGCAAATTTATAATAAGGCAAGTGGAGATATTTGAATGGAGTGAGAGCTCGTTACTTTTAGCCCCATCCTCAAACCATTGACAGAAAAGCACAGCTGTTAAAACTCTTTCTATCTGATCCATCTTAAAAAATAATGGAAATCCATtcaatttattttctaaatttaTTAGCTTTTCCCTTGAGGTTTTAATGAATCAGTAATCCTATCGTTAAAAATCAATCGGTATATACAGTAcatgatacaaaaaaatattaagacACAATAATTAATCATCACAGTGCACACACTTAAcagattttgtgttttgaatgataactgtaaagtaaaataaaatacacattaataacagaacatttaaaattgtatttatgtTCAGGTTTTGCTCAGGGACTGAGTCGAGCTCGTTTTCCTTTTGGAGTCTACAGCAGTCAAGCTTCTCAACACTCGAGGTGCTTGTCTTTGTTGGTATTTGTTGGAATCTGTCAGATAAATGCGGGTCCAGAAATCCCCAAATGATCCTGCCTCATGTGTATTTGGAGCCTTATTGAAACGCTTTACTGTATGCAGAGCTGATCTAGACTGAAGATAAATTGGACGCATTCATGCACCACAGTTGGACACTTCAGCCGGCTGTCCCCGCACTTCTGTCTGccgtgcagctgctgctgtcggtCGCTGCCGTGCTTCCCTGTTCAAATCAAACACAGGTTTACGCAAAGGACAGTCAGATACAGAAACAAGACAGAAAACGGAACTGGATCACATAGAACAGTTTATGTATAAATAcaaacactaataataataaggaaGAACAGACCTGGAACAAACTTTAAACCGTTGTGCTTTTAGCATCCTGAGTTGTCTGCTTTCCTACGGGAGCATCCTATTTGCACGCAAAGCGGAAAGAGGAAAGGTCACGTTAAACAGCGACTATGCAGAAGAAGCACGCATCAGCGGTGTGCGGGGTCACATGACCGACCTTGAGAGGGCCGCTCAGGTCACTGGCGCCAGAGACGCCGCCGTTCTCCAGTCCGTTGGGTTTTGGCGGCGTGACTTCGTCCATGCTGTCCTCGCTTTCCTCGATATGCAGCTGGACGCCGTCGGCTGCAGAAAGCTGGAGCTCCAGGCTCTCGGAGTCACAGGAGTTGTTCAGTTCAGAGCTGCTGTCGCTCGGTGCAGGGTTCTCGCCGTCCCCCTTATCGGCCCCCTGATCGGCCCCCTGATTGTCCCCCTTATCGTCAGACCCAGCAGGAGGCTTAGCCTCAGGCTCCTCTTCATTTATCActttctcctcttccacctTATTGCCGTCTTCTCCTGATGTCTTTGcagccccctcctcctcgtcccctcCTGCAGGTGGACTTTGGATCTCGTCCCGGCTCTCGTTTTGGGTCGACCCGGCGTCCAGGTCCTCAGGAATGGACGCCTGCGAGGAGATTCTCGTGGCGCTGCTCTCCCGGGACAGAGTGCTGTGGAGGGGTTTGTCCGGGGACCTGAAACTGTACCTCTGGGCCGGTTTGGGACTGTAGCTCCTGTGGAAGTCGGAAAAGCTGGCTTTCCAGGCTTTGGGGGACAACAGGGTCCGTCTGTTCAGCGAGC is a genomic window of Brachionichthys hirsutus isolate HB-005 chromosome 2, CSIRO-AGI_Bhir_v1, whole genome shotgun sequence containing:
- the LOC137900354 gene encoding small cell adhesion glycoprotein-like isoform X1; amino-acid sequence: MNVSDMASLLTNSSHTITTVTEGLSASLPTQADTTVIQAATTAAPASGDSTVIAVVIVLVLLTVGALAFLLYWYLCHNKGAYRTTGEPGPGEDPDEEYGKQDTGEKKEYFI
- the LOC137900354 gene encoding small cell adhesion glycoprotein-like isoform X2, giving the protein MASLLTNSSHTITTVTEGLSASLPTQADTTVIQAATTAAPASGDSTVIAVVIVLVLLTVGALAFLLYWYLCHNKGAYRTTGEPGPGEDPDEEYGKQDTGEKKEYFI